TCATGCGTTTGGTCTGCTGCAATTGTGTCGATATTAAAATGATGACTTGTCCCGGGATGCCGATCGTAAAAATCAGGGCGATGTTTTCCTCCAAAAACAGAATATAAAGAGAAAACAAAATGCCCCACATCAACAGCGAAACAATCAAATAGTTCCACTTTTTGTTGCGGCCCCAGATCGAATTGAACACCAGAGCCACAATGCAAGAAATCGGCACCGCATAGATAAAAATCGTCCAGAGCCGCAATTTGATACCGATCAGATATAACACGGCAAACAAAATCGTTGCCACTAACCAGACCGCTGCAGTCGCCAATAAAGCGATGGTCACATGGTTTTTCCGGCGTGCGGCGGCAATCTCGTCTGGCATTACCTCGGGCTCGGGTAGTTTGTCATCAGTATGTTCAAATAACAGAAAATCGACCGTCACCCCGAACAGGTCGGCGATCTCTTTTAAAACGGCTATATCGGGAAGCGACTCGCCGCGCTCCCATTTTGATATCGCTTTGTCCGAGTAGTGCAGCTTTTCCGCGAGAGTGATTTGGGTCATTCCGGCCGCACGGCGCAGGGATGCGATATTTTGCGAGATTAAGTGTTTCAGGTTTTCCATGGTAATATTCTACCACATCAAAATTTAAAATGCAACAGCGAAATTTGGCTGTATAACGCGAAATTCTACCAACAGTAGAGACACTCAAAACCGTCTCTACCGCCCCTATTTGCAAGGTAGAAACACATTCGGCAACAGTAGGTGGTATTCGGAATCAAAATGCGATAAAAATAAAGCAGAACATATTCCGAAGGGAGTGCATTTTTAATGGCAAAATCGA
This window of the Oscillospiraceae bacterium genome carries:
- a CDS encoding helix-turn-helix transcriptional regulator, encoding MENLKHLISQNIASLRRAAGMTQITLAEKLHYSDKAISKWERGESLPDIAVLKEIADLFGVTVDFLLFEHTDDKLPEPEVMPDEIAAARRKNHVTIALLATAAVWLVATILFAVLYLIGIKLRLWTIFIYAVPISCIVALVFNSIWGRNKKWNYLIVSLLMWGILFSLYILFLEENIALIFTIGIPGQVIILISTQLQQTKRMIQNYFPPKGKK